From the genome of Ananas comosus cultivar F153 linkage group 16, ASM154086v1, whole genome shotgun sequence, one region includes:
- the LOC109722077 gene encoding uncharacterized protein LOC109722077, producing the protein MGRSKAPVGETSTVAQPSTVQHVVPMDNEGQGESNRHRSNRERLVDLEAHLTRLDKKVAKVAAHEERVTMLEPDNEESKVTFTTMYLDEDAKLWWRTRYEDIQEGRYTINTWKDLKKELKAQFLPENVKFIAELRRQNIKDLTAAQGAAKRLTDYSTPEHPKKKPVSSNPKTHNHKIVPSEEVPQCGADKDLESDEEEEAAETESIRMGALRLLNALKGQVGEKEKTPLPKAKSPSPKKSKHSELMYVDIKLNGKTTRVMVDTGATHNFIATGEVERLGLTLRMDGSRMKAVNSKAQPIAGLAKEVPISIGSWTGKANFMSVPLDDFHVILGMEFLQMSRGVPMPLLDTLCMMGDESPCVVSVVRKTTDAQPISALQLKKGVKRGELTYVAALKLETGSGDETPTPPEVAKLLKEFKDVMPPELSKSLPPRRAVDLRIELEPGMRAPAHSPYHMSPPELAKLRKQLDELLKGGLIHSSKASFGAPVLFQKKHDGSLRLCVDYRALNKVTIKNNYPIPLITDLFDQLGKARYFSKLDLRSGYWQVRIAEGDEAKTTSITRYGAFEFLLMPFGLTNAPATFCTLMNQLFHDYLDKFVVIYLDDIIMYSKTLEKHVEHLCIVFRTLKETPSM; encoded by the exons ATGGGCCGGAGCAAAGCCCCTGTCGGAGAGACGAGTACGGTGGCGCAACCATCGACGGTGCAGCATGTGGTGCCGATGGATAACGAAGGACAAGGTGAGTCAAATAGGCACAGGAGCAATCGAGAACGACTTGTCGACTTGGAGGCACACCTTACTCGACTCGACAAGAAAGTAGCAAAGGTGGCCGCGCATGAGGAGCGGGTCACCATGCTGGAG CCCGACAATGAGGAGTCGAAGGTCACGTTCACGACGATGTACCTTGACGAGGATGCTAAATTGTGGTGGAGGACCCGTTATGAGGACATTCAAGAAGGTCGCTATACCATCAACACTTGGAAGGACCTAAAGAAGGAGTTAAAGGCTCAGTTCCTTCCCGAAAATGTCAAGTTTATC GCAGAATTGCGTCGCCAAAATATCAAGGACTTAACCGCGGCCCAGGGGGCGGCTAAGCGGTTGACCGACTACTCGACGCCGGAACACCCCAAGAAGAAACCCGTGAGCAGCAATCCTAAGACCCACAACCACAAG ATCGTGCCCTCAGAAGAAGTCCCTCAATGCGGTGCAGACAAAGACCTCGAATccgacgaagaggaagaggcagcGGAGACAGAAAGCATCCGGATGGGGGCACTCCGGTTGCTCAATGCTCTTAAGGGTCAAGTgggggagaaagagaagacCCCACTACCGAAGGCGAAATCCCCCTCACCAAAGAAGAGTAAGCATAGTGAGCTGATGTACGTGGACATCAAGCTCAACGGCAAGACAACTAGGGTGATGGTGGATACAGGTGCCACTCACAACTTCATTGCGACTGGTGAAGTTGAACGCCTTGGACTGACACTGAGGATGGATGGGAGTCGCATGAAAGCAGTAAACTCAAAGGCCCAACCTATTGCGGGTCTTGCGAAGGAGGTGCCTATTAGCATCGGCTCATGGACGGGTAAAGCCAATTTCATGTCAGTGCCGCTGGATGATTTCCATGTTATCCTCGGGATGGAGTTTCTCCAGATGTCTAGAGGGGTACCCATGCCATTATTGGATACCCTCTGCATGATGGGAGATGAATCTCCATGTGTCGTTTCGGTGGTGCGGAAGACAACGGATGCCCAACCGATTTCAGCGCTCCAGCTCAAGAAGGGGGTAAAGAGGGGCGAGTTGACTTATGTGGCGGCTTTGAAGTTAGAGACTGGGAGTGGGGACGAGACTCCGACGCCACCTGAAGTGGCGAAGCTCTTGAAGGAATTCAAGGATGTCATGCCCCCAGAACTGTCGAAATCTTTGCCTCCCCGACGAGCAGTAGACCTTCGGATTGAGCTCGAGCCTGGCATGAGGGCCCCGGCTCACTCTCCCTATCATATGTCTCCTCCGGAGTTGGCGAAACTTCGGAAGCAACTAGATGAGCTACTTAAAGGCGGTCTTATTCACAGCTCGAAAGCATCGTTCGGAGCCCCTGTACTTTTCCAGAAGAAGCATGATGGCAGCCTGCGGCtatgcgtggattatcgagctCTGAACAAGGTGACCATCAAAAACAACTACCCAATACCACTCATTACGgacttgtttgatcaattgGGGAAGGCGCGGTACTTCTCCAAACTGGACTTGCGATCGGGTTACTGGCAGGTCCGGATCGCGGAAGGTGATGAAGCGAAGACAACATCCATCACAAGGTATGGGGCGTTTGAATTCTTGTTAATGCCGTTTGGTCTTACGAATGCCCCAGCTACGTTCTGCACCCTGATGAACCAACTGTTTCACGACTATCTGGACAAGTTTGTGGTGATCTATCTGGATGACATTATCATGTACAGTAAAACGTTGGAGAAACATGTTGAACACCTCTGCATTGTCTTCCGAACATTAAAGGAGACTCCCTCTATGTGA